The stretch of DNA AACAGCAATAGGCAATGGCCTGAAACAGGTTGAGTGGCCCGCGCGCATGCAGCGTCTGTCGTCGGGCGCCCTAGCGGACAAGGTACCCGGTGCCGAATTGTGGCTGGATGGCGGGCACAACCCGGCCGCATCAAGAGCCATTGCGGAAACGCTGGCAGACCTTGAAGACAAGAACCCGCGCCCCCTCGTGCTGATCAGCGGCATGATGGACTCAAAAGACACAGGCGGCTTCTTCGAGGCCTTTGATGGTTTGGCGTCGACGGTGCTGACGGTGGGTATTCCCGGTCAGACAAATGGCCGCCCGGCGGATGACGTGGCACAGATGGCGCGGGACGCGGGCCTTGAAGCTGTCTCCATGCCGGATATCGAGACCGCTCTTGAGCGAGCATCTGTAGTCTCGCCGCCGCCACGGATTGTGATCTGCGGATCGCTCTATCTGGCTGGCGAAGTGCTGGCGCGGAACACCTAGATACACCCGTATCCCCGGACTTGAGTGATCTCTTTGACCTTCCGGCTTGACCGGAGGGCGGGGTCCACTCTCGTTCGCTATGGTCTGAAACATCTGCGAGTAGGCTCCGGGTCGAGCCCGGAGACACGGGAGGCGTGGCGTGAAAAACAAAAAAGGGCCACCGCAATTATGCGGTGGCCCTTTGTCTGTCGATGTGTGTCTAAGGCTTATTCAGCAGCCTGGATCGACACGACCTTGTCTTCGCTCAGCAAGTCGCCCTGTGCTTCTTCCGTTGCCGCTGCTGGTTTCTTGGCAGCCGCCTTGGCCTTTGCCTTGGACGTAGTCTTGCGCTTGGTTTTGGTTTTGGTTTTCGCCTTGGCCTTTGTTTTGGCCTTCGGTGAAGCCTTGGCCTTGGAAACGGTCGTGCCGTCCCGCTCGCTCAGGCTTGCGTCAGACTGATGTGCTGGAACCGCAGAGCGTGACAGGGAGGCCCGCTTCTTCGGTGCTGCCTTCATGGCCTTCTTGAAGGCAGGGGAAGCGGCGCGCTTCTTGGCAGCGGCCATCAGCTCATCGAAGCTTTCCTGGATGCAGTCCGCAAAGAAGCTTGGATCCGGGATCATCTCGCGGCATGAGGTGATCGAAATCGTGATCTGACCGCCATAGCTGAATACCGGCATGATGAGACCCATGCCATCCAGGATCGGGCCTGTACCAAACTGCGTAACCAGACGTGCGCCGGTCATGTAGAGCGGCACATTGGGGCCCGGCACATTGGTGATGACGCAGTTCATCGGCAGCTTCATCCGGTTGGCGAGGCCAAGACCGGTGTAGAGCCGTGCAGCCATACCCGCCGTGGTGGACGGAATAAACTGGGTGTAGTCCGTCATCGTCTTGGCGCCGACGGCGTTGGTCAGTTCCTTGGAGTTGGTGGTGTGTTCAAACACCGCCTCAAGGCGCTTCATCGGTTCTTCAATGTCGGTACCGATGGCCACCGTCATGGCGGACACCTGGTTGCCCGCAGATTTCTGCTTGTCCGGCGAGCGGACAGAAATTGGCGTCATGGCGACCAGTGAATCGCCGGGAAGCTCTTCCTTGTCCGACAGATATTTCCGCAGCGCACCGCCGCAGACCGTCAGCACCACGTCGTTGATGGTCGCGCCGGGGACCGTCGTGCGGATGAACTTCAGATCATCAATGGCAAAGCTGCGGCCATCAAACACGCGGTGTGGCGACACGCAGCCATTGAAGCGTGTGCGCGGCACAGGGCCAGATGACTTGAGATCGCCTGTCGACATCTTGAGGCCGGCGCGGGCCAGAGCAGGCACCGAGCGCGCAACCACATTGGCAAGGCGGAAGGGCTGAACAGCCGTGTGACCAGCGGTGCGGGCCAGGAGTTCCATCGCCAGCGGTTCACGCTCGGGCACCCATGGCTCCTTGGGAGGTTCAGGTTTCGCATCCGGCTTCAGGTCATGGATCGCGGCAACCATTTCAGCGCCGGACACACCGTCAATAATGGCGTGGTGAACCTTTGACAGGATGGCGAAGGATCCCTTGGGGATGCCTTCCACATTGTCGAGGCCTTCAATCACATACATTTCCCAGAGCGGGCGGTTGGTATCCAGCGCGCGGGAGTGAAGGCGCGATGCCTGAATGCACAGCTGGCGCCAGTCACCGGGGTGCGGCAGCGCGATGTGGCGCACGTGGAACTCAACGTCAAAGTCCGGATCCTCAAACCAGTAGGGATGATCCAGATTGGCCGGCACGAATGCCAGACGCTGACGGAAGGCGCGGGACATATGCAGGCGCGCTTCGTAGTTCTTCAGAATTTCCTTGAAACCAAGCACGCCGCCTTCGACGGTTGACTGGTCATAAATCGCCACTGAGCCGATATGCATGGGCGCATTCTTCGTTTCAAAATACAGAAACGAGGCGTCCATTCCGCTGAGCTGTTCCATCGAGCGTACTCCCCATAATTTTGTTGGGATAACTTCACCACACTAAGGCGGCGGGGCAAAGCGCTGATACGCAGGCGCGGTGCAGATTGGCACTTTTGAGGGAAATAAAAAGACGCAACGCTTACAACGTGCTAGCGCCTCGATCATGACTGACCAAAAAGTCCCTCAGTTGTGCGGGATATAGACCGCATGCGGACTTTCAAGCAAGTTAACCGTGCCATGCATTTTTGCACTGCAGCATCGAGGGTCTTGTTTCACTCAGGAACCCGCACAAACAAAACCGGCGGCCCAGAGGACCGCCGGTTGCAGACAATCTGTCAGTCTGAGGTTTCGTCAGACGTCGAGTGCTAGATCGACTCTTCGATCCACTCTGAAATCTTGCTCTTGGGCAGGGCACCAACCTTGGTCGCTGCAACCTGACCGTCCTTGAAGATCATCAGGGTCGGGATACCGCGCACGCCGTATTTTGTCGGCACGTTGGGGTTCTCGTCGATGTTGATCTTGGCAATGGTCAGCTTTTCGCCGAGCTCGCCGGCAATCTCTTCAAGAGCCGGTCCGATCTGCTTACAGGGGCCGCACCATTCAGCCCAGAAGTCCACAAGGACGGGGCCGGACGCGTCAATCACATCGCCTTCAAAACTGTCGTCAGTCACTTTGGTTGTAGACATGCGACGTCTCCTAATACTCATGGGACCGTACACGGGGGTGTGCAGATATCCCGAAATGGAAAGGCAGGTTGCGGCTCACCTTGCTACTCACAGCGTGAATCGCGTCCCGCCAAATTGCTGTTGATCAGAATGTAGGAATGGCCCCCATGAGGGTCAAGTACAGTCTCGGCAGTGTGATAATGACTAATTCACACTGTTTCCACGTTGATCTAGCGCAATGCCGGGCAATTCCATGAGTCTGGGGCCGTCGGTCCACACCAGAGCACACGCAACAGACCGGCCCGGATAGGCCGCCTGCACAAGGGAACGGTAGGCGGCCATCTGATCCAGATAGACCGCCGCCACATCTTCAACGCGCTCCGGCGGTGGTCGGTTTGTCTTGTAATCCGCAATCAGAATGCGGTCATCGGTCACAACCAGCCGGTCGATCTGACCCGACAACGGCACCTGCTTGCCGTTCCACATGACCCGGCCTGCCAGCGAAACCTCCGCCCGGCTGTTGGGCCCGAACAGATCCGCAAATTGCGGGTCATCCAGAATGGCCAGCACTTCAGCCGCAATGTCGCCCTGTGTCGCCTCATCAAACTGTCCGGCAGCGGCGCGGGACAGATAACCCAGCGCCAGTGCTTCGCGGTCGTTGGAGGATTGTTCCGGCAAATGTTGCAACAAGGTGTGCACCAGCCGACCCCGTGCAAACCGTTGCGCCGGGTTGACGCCATCAGCCGCCAAGGGCGAGAGCGCCGGCGGATCACTGAACGCACCCGCTTCCCCTGACGCATCTTCTGCATCAGGCATCATGGACGGTGCCAGCGGACCAAGGGGGACCTGCTCCACGGGTGCTGGTTGTGTGGCCCAGGAGGGAAGCGTGATTGCATCGGCGACGGCATGGCTTTGCTTGTCCGGCACGGCCTCCACAAGCTGCTCGCTCTCCAGCCGCCAGACAGTGCCGGTGCCATCGGCAAACTCTTCTTCCAGTTCTTCTGCATCGGGCTTGAGCGCATCCGCCGCGCGCACATACCAGCTCGTGTCATTCATGCCCCGGGACCCATGGGCGGCGGCGATGTAGAGCCGGTCCATGGCACGGGTCATGGCCACATACAGCAGGCGGCGATATTCCTCATCCTCACGCGCCTCGCGCGCGGCGCGTGCTGCGAGCGACAGCTCGTCTGCATCGGTCTTGCGCGGGCTGTAGGTTACCAGCCCGTCGTCGCGGGTATCCTTGTGCGCAATGAGCGAGGCACGTCCCGGCGTGCCGCCTGCCTGCACCGTGTCGGGCAGGATCACGACGTTGGCTTCCAGACCCTTGGCCCCGTGCACGGTCATGATGCGCACCTGATTGCCGCCCTGGTCCAGGTCGCGCTTGATCTCTGTGTCGCCCGCATCCATCCACGCGACAAAACCCTGCAGGGACGGCGTATTGGAGGCCTCGTAGCTGAGCGTCTGATTGAGAAACTCGTCGATGGGGTCATGCACATCCATGCCCAGCCGCGCCACCAGCCTGTCCCGACCGCCATCAGCCCCCAGCACGCGCGTAAAAAATTCGTGGGGCCGCAGGATGCCGGTCCGGGCGCGGACCTCCGACAGATAGGCGAGGGCCTCGGGCGCGCCATCCACCATGTCGGCCCGCTCTTCCAGCGCCTTCCACAGGCTGATGGTTTTTTCCTTTGAGGCGCGCGCATGGGCAAGGTCAAACAGACCTTCCTCGCTGATGGCGCACAGGGGACTGCGCAACACGGTCGCAAGCGTCAGATCATCGTCCGGCAACAGCGCAAAGCGCGCCAGGGCCATCAGATCCATGACGGCAATGTGGTCCCCCAGTACCAGCCGGTCCACACCGGCCACGGGAATGTTGGATGTCTTGAGCTGGCGGATCAGCTCATCCACGAAGGCGCCGCGTTTGCGCACAAGAATGAGCACATCCCCCGGCTCCATGGCCCGGTCGCGCTGCGGCAGAATCTCCTTGCCGATCCAGTCTTTCAGCTTGCCGACAATCCGCGTTGCAAGCTTGGCTTCCTTGCTGCGTCCGCTGACCGCATCCAGCGGGGCGTCCCACAATTCCTGTTCGTCGATTTCGTCCGGGGTCACCGGCGACCAGAGTTCCACCAGCCCCGCACGCCCGGTCCACACGCTTTCATGGTGGATCGCCTCGTCACCGGCAACGACGCCCGCGCGCATCGGCTCAGGCGCAAACGTCTTGTCGACACCGGACAAGATCTGGTCTGCCGTCCGCCAGGAGACGGTGAGATCAATGTCATGCCATGTCTGGGTTGCCGCACCTGCCATGGACCGGAACGCAGCCCGACGGGCGGAAAACTCCTGCGGGTCTGCCCCCTGAAACGAGAAGATCGACTGCTTCTCATCACCCACGGCAAACAGCGTGCGCACGGCACCGGGGCCGCGCCCATCCTGATCCGGCGCGAAGTCCCGCGCGCCATCGCCTGCAAAAAACTCGGTCACCAGCGCTGCAATGACTTTCCATTGCTGCGGGCTCGTGTCCTGCGCTTCGTCCACCAGAATATGATCGAGGCCCATGTCCAGTTTGTAGAGCACCCACTGGGTGCCCTCGCGGCTGTGCAGCAGAGACACAGTGCGGGTGATGAGGTCGTCATAATCCAATAGACCGCGACGTGTCTTCTCGGCCTCATAGGCGTCGAGCACTGCATAGCCGACCCGCAGGATGGCACCGGTCAGAACGGCGGTCTGGGCTGCCCGCAGCTTCGCGGTGAGGGCTGCCAGTGCGGCCTGCTGATCTTCCATCCATTGCAGGATATCTGGATGGGCCGCAGCCAGATCCTTTGTCATCAGGCTCGCCCGTGGCTCACCTGCCTGGGTCAGGAAGATGCCCGGGTAGTGTTCCTCAAAACCCTCCGGTGTCATGTCCGCCAGCAAGGCGGCAAGGGCGGTTGCCTTGGTCGCATCCGTTTTTTTGCCCGACGCCAGTGCAGATTGCGCGCCCCGTATCTGAGCGGGGTCGAGCTCCGCGAGGGCCTCCGCCATCAAGTCGTGAGTGGTCGCCCCCGGCGGCACACCCAGAGCATCGGCGACCGCGCGTTCAGCAGCGTCCAGGCCTTGCGCCTGTTCAACGTAACGCCGGATGCGGTGGCGCATGCCCGTGACTTCGCCCAGCAGCATTTCAAACGCTGCTTCGTCGGCCTCGCCAACAAGTTTGACGACCGCATGGGCAAGAGGCGTCTCCGGCTCGTCGATGCTGGCCTGAAGAACGTCATCGCGCGCCTGCGCCAGAAGCTCCGCAGACTGACGGTCGTCGGCAAGAGAAAAATGCGGGCTGACACCGGCTTCAAGCGGGAAGCGGCCCAAAAGGCTTTCGCAGAAGGCATGGATGGTTTGAATCTTGAGGCCGCCGGGTGTCTCAAGGGCGCTGGCAAACAGACGCCGCGCCTTGGCGATTTCATCTGCCTCAAGATGCCGCCCTTCAAGCTGGAACAATGCCTCTTCAAGCTTGTCCTCGGCCATGGTGGACCATTGGCCCAGCCGGTCATAGAGCTTGGTCTGCATCTGTGCGGCAGCTGCCCGCGTGAAAGTGAGACACAAAATGTGCTCGGGCTTCGTGCCGCTCAGCAGCAAGCGCGCCACACGGCTTGTGAGCGTGTGGGTTTTGCCGGTGCCCGCATTGGCAGACACCCAGACGCTGGCCTTGGGATCAGCGGCATCAAGCTGCTTGGCCGTGGAGCGGCTTTGGAGCTCTGCATTGGCGCCGGAAGGTTCAAACTCAACCTCGACACCGTCGATCTTCAATCGGTGTCGGTTGCTGTCTGCCATTCTTTCACTCGGGCCAGATGGTCATAGTCGCCATCATAGGTCAGGAATTGCGGCCGGGGCCGCGAGATGTAGGGGGTGTCCTCCGTTTCAAACAGGGTGAGAAGGTCAACCATGTGCCCCATGGCCGCGTCTGCTTCTGTCATCACATCGGCATTCTTCTCGACCGCACTCACGACCTTGCCGGTCTTGAGTTCCACATAGGCCAGCTCGCTGGTGAGCGCCTTGGGTGGGCCGATGGTCTTGCCGTCCTTGTCCGTGTGGAACGCACCATCTCTGGCCATGGCGGCCTCAAGGGGCAGCTGCACGGAAAATTTTGCGGTGGTCTGTTTGGCAGTCGGCGCGGCGCCCGTCTTGTAGTCGAGGATCGCCAGCGAGCCGTCGTTGAGCAGGTCAATGCGATCGGCAATGCCACTCAGCGTGAATACGCGTGTCGGCAGGGCGACAATGTGCTCGCCTTTCAGCTCCACGAATGTCTGCTTGATGCCGGTCCGCCGCTCGGTTTCCCAGGTGAGGAACCACTCTGCGACCTCCAAAAAGCGCGGATACCAGATGGCCTGCACGGCAGGGCGGGCATCGGTCTTGTCAAATTCTTCCCGCGCAATGGCGACCAACTCGCCATAAGCATTGTCCGGCATCGGCTTTTTGGCGGTGGGCGGATGCTCCAGTGAAAACCGTTCGAGGATTTTGTGGATGATGTCGCCACGGTCCCGCGCACCGGCATCTGCGTCCAGATCATCCAGCACATTCAACCCCAGCACATGGCTGGCATAGATGGCATATGGATCGCGGAAGAGATCATTGATGCGGGTGACGGACAGGCGGCCAGGGCGCGCTTCCACCGGCGGGGTTGGTGCCGGGCGATCAATCTGTCGGGCTTCACGGACCGGTCGGTCCAGCTCCCGCGCCATGGCAAGCCATGGGCCGGTTGGGATGCGGCGTTTCTTCTTCTTGCTGTCGTCTCCGGGCATCGGCAGACCACCGACGAGATTTTCAAGCCGCAGCCACCAGCGCGACGGCACCGTGGGCTGACCGTCCGAGCGTTCCGCCCGGGTCAGGATCACGTCCCCGGTGCCAAGTCCCTGCGCCACATCATGGGCCGCAAGACCGATCAGCCGTTCAGGGGCCTCAAGGCCAAGCTGCGCGCGCATGGGGCGGTTGATCCATGCGCCCGTTTCAGCGCGCTGTGGCCACACGCCTTCGTTGAGGCCACCCAGCACCAGTCGGTCAGCATGTTGCAGACGCGCTTCAAGGGGGCCGAGTATCTGCAACCGGGCATGGGAGCGCCGCACGGGCCGCACCATGCGGCCGGTCATGAGCGCGCCAAGAATGGCCGGGTAGTCCGCAGGCGAAATGCTGCCCAGCAGACTGGCCTGCGCCATGACATCCGCCATGAAGGTGGAAGCCGCTTCGCCCGACGCACCGGACCACAATCGCTGTGCACCTGTTTCCTCATGGGTCGCCGCGAGCGCTTCTGCTGCGGTGAGATGCGCTTCAATGAGGGCGGCGGCATCAACCTCGTCCGCATCCATCACCTCAAGGGGCGTGCCAATGAACGAGGTAAGTGCTCCATGCAGTCGCCGTGCCCGCGCGTGTTCATTTTCGTTGAGCGGGCCATACTTGCGGGTGGCGGCTTCCTGAATGGCGTCGGCAATGCCGTCAAGACCGGGCGCAGGACGGGGGCCGCGCAGAACCTGCTTGTCCAGCAGGTCCACCAATCCATGGAAGACGCCTTCTTCTTCCCCGCCGCGCGCGAGGGGATGACGCAGGGCCGTCAGCATCTCGATGGGGGCAAGCTGCTCGGTCAGCATTTCGGCCACCTGCAGCAAAAAACCACCTGCCCGCGTATGAGCCAGCGGCTGGCCGCCACTGTCGTCCACAATGATGCCCCAGCGCGCCAGATCGCTGGCGACGCGGCGGGCGAGATTTCGGTCCGGTGTCACAAGGGCTGCGGTCTTGCCAGGCGTCTCCAGGGCTTCGCGCAGGGCAAGGGCGATGGTCAGGGATTCGAGCTGCGGATTGTCCGCACTCACCATGGTGAGACCGGTAAGAGCGTCGTCGATGATCGGCGACAGGTTTGTATCAGCGTCTTTCCACTGGTCCGTTGTTTCCGCGGGCCGCTGCGCTTCACTCACCAGCCGCGTACGCGCTTCAGCGTTGGGGAGTGTTTTGCCGTGGGTCCAGACGTTGACGGCATGGCGCTCCATGCCGATGCGCGAGAGAAGCAGCTTGAGGCCAAACTGCGGGTGCGCGGGTTCACACGCCGCCCACGCCGCGTCGTCCATCTGCTGGTCAAGGCCGGGCAGCACAACAGTTCCCTCGTCAAGACCGGCAATGGTCTTGAGCATGTCCGCAGTTGCCTTGAGGGAGCCGGTGGACCCGGCAGCGACGATGGCGCCGGGTGGAGTGTCCTGCCAGCGTTTGCACGTCGCCTTGATGAGATCGGCGCGGCGGCGGGCTGGGTCCATCAGGCCAAGGGTGCTGAGCATCTGTGGCCAGATGTCCGTAATCACCTCGAGAAAGGTCAGCGTCTCTTTCCAGTGGTCGGCGAATTCGCGATGCACCACATCCTGCAATTTGCTGAGTGGCACATCCTGCGCCGCAAATGTATCCATGAGGGCGGCCAGTTCCCCGGCCAGCGCAATGGCCTGTGCCTGGCTCATGGTGGTGAGGCCGGTCGCCTCCGCGTGACGCTCAATGATCTGCGCCAGCACCAGTGTGCGGTGCATGGGCTCAATGGCCGGCGGCAGGGTCAGCGGCGCGTCGCCGGCTTCTGCTCCCCCAAAGCCAAGCTCCTCGTCCACGTCGCCCAGCGGGCGAATGTCCGGCAGCAGCAAGGCGTCGGTTTCGCTTTGCTCCAGCAGGGCCTCCACAAGGGCACGGGCGGCACGGCGGGTGGGCACCAGAACTGTGGTTGTGGCCAGCGCATCCCCACGCGCCAGCAGCCCCGCCGCAAGGGCAGGCAGGAACGGTACATGCGGGGGAATGGTGAAAACCTGGCCCATGGCCACAAGTCTAGCGTGAGTCGGACGCGAAGAGTCGCTTCTTGGGCATGGTCATGCACTCAAATCCTATGCCGTAGCCCCGGACTTGATCCGGGGCCTACTCGCGAAGGCTTCACGCCGCAGCAACTGAGAGTGGACCCCGGGTCAAGCCCGGGGATACGGAGAGGGAGAGGACCTTAGAGCTCGCGGAGGAACGTCTCCGCTTCTTCCAGGGCACCTGGCGTGCCCACATGCATCCACACGCCGTCGTGGCGCAGGCCATAGGCGCGTTTGTCTTCAATCAGACCGCGCCAGACCTTGGTGGTGGAAAACGCATCTTCCTCGATGTCTGCAAATAGCTGCGGCTTGATGATCTGCACGCCCGTATACATGAACGGTGCGACCGAAGCCGTCTCCCGCCACTCGATGCAGCCAGCCGCATCCATGGTGAAGTCACCGCGCGCCACATCGCCGACAATGTTGGCCGTCACAGCGACAACCAGCAGGGCATCCATCTCTTCGGCGTCAAACCGCTCTAGCAGACGTGGCAGGGTCTTGCCCATGCCCTCGACCCAGATGGAATCGCAATTGTGGGTAATGATGGGTTTGTCACCCAGGAGCGGCAGCGCCTTCTTGATGCCGCCGCCTGTTTCCAGAATGGCGTCCGTCTCATCCGAGATGATGATGCTGTCATCATTGCGCGCCTCAAGATGTGCCCGCATCTGGTCGGCGAAGGCATGAATGTTGACGATGATGCGCTTGATGCCCGCATCCTTTAGCCGGTCAATGGCATGATCCACCATCGGCTTGCCCGCCACTTCGATCAGCGCCTTGGGCTTGTTTTTGGTTAGGGGGCGCATGCGGGTGCCGTGCCCGGCAGCCATCACCATTGCTGTGTCGATCGTGGTGTTTGGTGCTGTCATCGGGCTGCACTCATTTTGTGACAGTGTCCGGATCAATCGGTACACGGATTTTTTCAAGGGGCACATGCGCCTCAAACCAGGCCGCCACGGGCGCAAGGGCTGGATGCGCCAGATCGCGGGCGAGATAGTCAGCCAGTCGTGGAATGTGCTGCAAATAGCCCGGCTTGCCGTCGCGCAGAAGCAGACGGGCAAAAATGCCGATGATCTTGGTGTTCCGCTGCGCACCCATGATGGCATAGGCCGCGCGGAAGGCATCCGCATCAAAGCCTGCATTCTGAGCAGCGCGCGCAGCCTCGTAGCGGGCAAGCAACCGTGTTTCGACATCCACTGGAACAGTACGCCGCGCATCCTGCAGCAGGGACGCCACGTCATAGGCAGCAGGACCAATCACGGCGTCCTGAAAATCAATGATGCCGATGCGCTGAAGGCCAGACCGATCATCGAGAACCAGCAGATTGGGCGAATGATAGTCGCGCAGCAGCAGAACGTCGGCAGCGGTGCGGGCCTTGGGCAGCACCTGCGTCCACGCAACGTGGAACGCGGCCTGCGCTGTTGCGTCGAGGTCATCCCCAAAGGCCAGCCGTGCATACCAGGACGGCAGCAGCTCCGCTTCCGTCATCAAAGCGTTGTCGTCAAAGGGCGGGACAATATGGTGTGGACCATCATCTCCGCAGCCAAGGAGTGTGGGCGCAGGCACCGCGTGCAGGGCCGCCAGTACATCTACCGCACCGCCATACAGCTCTTCTTCGCTGTCGCCTGCATCAATACGCGCTGCAAAAACACCGTCGCCCAAATCTTCCAGCAGCAAAAAGCCCTGGGTCAGGTCCTGCGCAAAAATTTCAGGTGCGCTGAACCCATGCTGCGTGAGGTGCCGCGCAATGGCCGCGAAAGGCCGCATGTCCTCTGCCAGATGCACGATGGCGCTGTAGCTCTTGCCGTCCTTGACGGGCGGTCCGTCGGGACCGGGAGGCGCATCCATGAGAATGGCGCTCTTGCCGCCTTTGACCAGCCGCTCGTACAGCCGCGTCGAGGCGTCGCCCGCAACAGGTGTTGCACTGGCGTCAGCCCAGCTGGCCTGCGCGAGAAACGCATCTCTCGCCTGCGTGCGGTCAGCGCTCATCAGTCCATGATCCTCATTGCGTGATGCTCATTGCGTAATTCTGGCAAGCTTGGGTCCCCATGCACCGTACCCGACAGCGCTGAGTTTGCGTTTTTCAATCGCCGGGTCTTCGCCCTTGTCCTCAAGAGTGAGGGTCAGGTTGAGACGTCCCTTGACGCGCCCCGGCTCAAAGGCCCGGCCAAGACGGCCCGGCCATTCAACCACCAGTGCGCCATAGTCCAGCGCGTCTTCAAGGCCCAGTTCCTCAATCTCGCTGTCATCCTCGATGCGATAGAGGTCCACATGGGCGACCATCAGATAGGGCGTGTCATATTGCTGGATCAGCGTGAAGGTGGGGCTGGGGATTTCGCCTTCCACCCCAAGTTCACGGATCAGTGCCCGCGCCAGGGTCGATTTGCCCGCGCCCAGATCACCTTCAAGGGCGATCACGTCACCGGGCTCCAGATAGGAGGCCAGCCGCGCGCCAAACGCCTGGGTTGCAGCTTCGTCTGCAAGGTCCAGCTCGGCGTGTTGAAGATCAGCGACAGCAGGCATGGAAGGGTCCGGAAAATCGGGAGTAGCGCGAAAATCTGTTCTTCGCGCTTGTAGCCGGGGGCAGTGTGGCGCTCAACCCTTAAGGCGGCCCTCACAGCCCCAGCGACCATCCGCCGACTTGGCCCGTTTTGCGGTTTTGTGCTACGCGCTGGAGCAAAGCTAGGGCGACAAGCCATCCTCCGCTGATATCAGGCGGGGACGACGAACAGGGACAAGTACAATGAGCGACAGTGTAGTCATCATCGGAGCCGGCCATGCCGCCGGTCAGGCCGTGGCCAGCCTCCGTCAGGAAGGCTTTGAGGGCACCATCGTGGTGGTCGGCGAAGAAAGCGTTGTGCCCTATCAGCGCCCGCCCCTGTCCAAGAAATTCCTCGCGGGAGAAATCGGGCTCGACCGCGTGCTGTTCAAGCCGGTGGATTTCTACGCCAAGGCAGAAGCAGAAATGATCCTCGACACCAAGGTCGAGAAAATCGATACCGCCGCCAAGAAAGTGATCCTCGAAGAAGGCCGTGAGCTTGAATACGGCAAGCTGATCCTCACCACCGGTGGCCGCGTGCGCAAACTCAATTGCCCGGGTGCCGATCTGCCCGGCGTCAACTATCTGCGCTCCATCGCAGACGTTGAAGCCATTCAGGCGCACTTCAAGCCCGGCGCCAAGCTGGTGATTGTCGGCGGTGGCTATATCGGCCTTGAAGTGGCCGCGGTGGCCGTGAAACGCGACATCGACGTGACCGTCCTGGAAATGGCACCGACCGTGCTGGGCCGCGTTACCTGCAAGGAGGTGGCGACCTTCTTTGAGCGCGTGCATGGGGAGGAGGGCGTCAAGATCCTCACCAACACCGCGCTGGAAAGCATTGAAGGCGACAGCCATGTCACCGGCGTCAAGACCGGGGACGGCACCATCATTCCGGCAGACTTCGTGATTGCCGGTATTGGTATCCTGCCCAACATGGAACTGGCCGAAGAGGCAGGGATCGACTGCGGCAACGGCATCGTGGTGGACGAACTGTGCCGCACCTCCGT from Pyruvatibacter sp. HU-CL02332 encodes:
- the tsaE gene encoding tRNA (adenosine(37)-N6)-threonylcarbamoyltransferase complex ATPase subunit type 1 TsaE — protein: MPAVADLQHAELDLADEAATQAFGARLASYLEPGDVIALEGDLGAGKSTLARALIRELGVEGEIPSPTFTLIQQYDTPYLMVAHVDLYRIEDDSEIEELGLEDALDYGALVVEWPGRLGRAFEPGRVKGRLNLTLTLEDKGEDPAIEKRKLSAVGYGAWGPKLARITQ
- the addB gene encoding double-strand break repair protein AddB, with protein sequence MGQVFTIPPHVPFLPALAAGLLARGDALATTTVLVPTRRAARALVEALLEQSETDALLLPDIRPLGDVDEELGFGGAEAGDAPLTLPPAIEPMHRTLVLAQIIERHAEATGLTTMSQAQAIALAGELAALMDTFAAQDVPLSKLQDVVHREFADHWKETLTFLEVITDIWPQMLSTLGLMDPARRRADLIKATCKRWQDTPPGAIVAAGSTGSLKATADMLKTIAGLDEGTVVLPGLDQQMDDAAWAACEPAHPQFGLKLLLSRIGMERHAVNVWTHGKTLPNAEARTRLVSEAQRPAETTDQWKDADTNLSPIIDDALTGLTMVSADNPQLESLTIALALREALETPGKTAALVTPDRNLARRVASDLARWGIIVDDSGGQPLAHTRAGGFLLQVAEMLTEQLAPIEMLTALRHPLARGGEEEGVFHGLVDLLDKQVLRGPRPAPGLDGIADAIQEAATRKYGPLNENEHARARRLHGALTSFIGTPLEVMDADEVDAAALIEAHLTAAEALAATHEETGAQRLWSGASGEAASTFMADVMAQASLLGSISPADYPAILGALMTGRMVRPVRRSHARLQILGPLEARLQHADRLVLGGLNEGVWPQRAETGAWINRPMRAQLGLEAPERLIGLAAHDVAQGLGTGDVILTRAERSDGQPTVPSRWWLRLENLVGGLPMPGDDSKKKKRRIPTGPWLAMARELDRPVREARQIDRPAPTPPVEARPGRLSVTRINDLFRDPYAIYASHVLGLNVLDDLDADAGARDRGDIIHKILERFSLEHPPTAKKPMPDNAYGELVAIAREEFDKTDARPAVQAIWYPRFLEVAEWFLTWETERRTGIKQTFVELKGEHIVALPTRVFTLSGIADRIDLLNDGSLAILDYKTGAAPTAKQTTAKFSVQLPLEAAMARDGAFHTDKDGKTIGPPKALTSELAYVELKTGKVVSAVEKNADVMTEADAAMGHMVDLLTLFETEDTPYISRPRPQFLTYDGDYDHLARVKEWQTATDTD
- a CDS encoding nucleotidyltransferase family protein: MTAPNTTIDTAMVMAAGHGTRMRPLTKNKPKALIEVAGKPMVDHAIDRLKDAGIKRIIVNIHAFADQMRAHLEARNDDSIIISDETDAILETGGGIKKALPLLGDKPIITHNCDSIWVEGMGKTLPRLLERFDAEEMDALLVVAVTANIVGDVARGDFTMDAAGCIEWRETASVAPFMYTGVQIIKPQLFADIEEDAFSTTKVWRGLIEDKRAYGLRHDGVWMHVGTPGALEEAETFLREL
- a CDS encoding FAD-dependent oxidoreductase, encoding MSDSVVIIGAGHAAGQAVASLRQEGFEGTIVVVGEESVVPYQRPPLSKKFLAGEIGLDRVLFKPVDFYAKAEAEMILDTKVEKIDTAAKKVILEEGRELEYGKLILTTGGRVRKLNCPGADLPGVNYLRSIADVEAIQAHFKPGAKLVIVGGGYIGLEVAAVAVKRDIDVTVLEMAPTVLGRVTCKEVATFFERVHGEEGVKILTNTALESIEGDSHVTGVKTGDGTIIPADFVIAGIGILPNMELAEEAGIDCGNGIVVDELCRTSVPDVYAAGDCTFHPNPIYKTDLRLESVHNALEQAKTAAAHICGKDKPYGQVPWFWSDQYDLKLQIAGLSQGFDEVVIRGDITGRSFAAFYLKEGQMIAVDAVNRAPEFMMSKMLLQKGTNVPAERLADESIEMKDIAK
- a CDS encoding phosphotransferase, with product MSADRTQARDAFLAQASWADASATPVAGDASTRLYERLVKGGKSAILMDAPPGPDGPPVKDGKSYSAIVHLAEDMRPFAAIARHLTQHGFSAPEIFAQDLTQGFLLLEDLGDGVFAARIDAGDSEEELYGGAVDVLAALHAVPAPTLLGCGDDGPHHIVPPFDDNALMTEAELLPSWYARLAFGDDLDATAQAAFHVAWTQVLPKARTAADVLLLRDYHSPNLLVLDDRSGLQRIGIIDFQDAVIGPAAYDVASLLQDARRTVPVDVETRLLARYEAARAAQNAGFDADAFRAAYAIMGAQRNTKIIGIFARLLLRDGKPGYLQHIPRLADYLARDLAHPALAPVAAWFEAHVPLEKIRVPIDPDTVTK